In Thermococcus sp. CX2, the following are encoded in one genomic region:
- a CDS encoding P-loop NTPase, translating to MQLVIASGKGGVGKSTVTASLLYLLKDEYNFVAVDADADAPNLDLLLGVERWEEERELVGAKVAHINQDSCIHCGICYERCPYDCIKFVDGNYVVSELTCEGCNVCGLVCPVPGTITLEEVRSGIVRKTTTPYGFPLISAQLDVGRPNSGKLVTEEKEWAKKLMAELDLEHMIVDSAAGIGCQVIASIGGADLTILIAEPTPASLSDVQRAYRVVQHFRQPAYLIINKADFNPGFKALHEWAESEGIPILGEVPYDRAIPRSMAMLKPVVEVFPDSKASQAIKEIAERVKVEILK from the coding sequence ATGCAGCTCGTAATTGCGAGTGGCAAGGGCGGCGTTGGAAAGAGCACCGTAACTGCTTCGCTCCTCTACCTTCTGAAGGATGAATACAACTTCGTGGCTGTGGATGCGGACGCAGATGCGCCGAACCTCGACCTCCTTCTTGGCGTCGAGCGCTGGGAAGAGGAGAGGGAGCTAGTTGGAGCAAAGGTTGCGCACATCAATCAGGACAGCTGCATCCACTGCGGCATCTGCTATGAGAGGTGTCCCTACGACTGCATTAAGTTCGTAGACGGCAACTACGTCGTGAGCGAGCTCACCTGTGAGGGCTGCAACGTCTGCGGGCTTGTCTGTCCAGTGCCAGGAACCATAACCCTCGAGGAAGTCCGCTCAGGTATCGTACGCAAGACCACAACACCCTATGGTTTTCCGCTCATCTCTGCCCAGCTCGACGTTGGAAGGCCGAACAGCGGTAAGCTGGTAACCGAAGAGAAGGAGTGGGCCAAGAAGCTCATGGCCGAGCTCGACCTGGAGCACATGATAGTGGACAGCGCAGCGGGAATAGGCTGTCAGGTTATAGCGAGCATCGGCGGTGCAGATTTGACAATACTCATTGCCGAGCCGACGCCAGCATCTCTCAGCGACGTTCAGAGGGCTTACAGGGTCGTCCAGCACTTCAGGCAGCCGGCTTACCTCATAATCAACAAGGCCGACTTCAACCCTGGATTCAAAGCCCTCCACGAGTGGGCAGAGAGCGAGGGAATTCCGATACTCGGCGAGGTTCCCTATGACAGGGCGATACCGAGGAGCATGGCGATGCTTAAGCCTGTCGTAGAGGTCTTCCCAGACTCAAAGGCATCCCAGGCGATAAAAGAAATTGCCGAGAGGGTTAAGGTTGAAATACTGAAATGA